The Ostrinia nubilalis chromosome 30, ilOstNubi1.1, whole genome shotgun sequence DNA segment aaatattccaCTTCATTCCACTTCATTCcattaatcaaaatcaaaaatatttattcagtttagaccacaagtggcacttatgtattatttcattgtattaAATTCCATTTCATTCCATTCCATTCAATTTCATTCCATTTCGATGAATAGCGATGCTTCATCGATCGAACGCAGCCGTCCCAATAAAAGAAATCACCCTTTATCAATTCAATTTTCCTCCCCAGCTATCGGAGCCGCGCGGCAAGTCGCTGCGCCCTCCAGCGGAGAAATACGCGTACCTCTGCCGCGACGGCTCGCACCAGCCGCTGGAGACGCCGGAGCCTTGCGTGTGGCTGCAGCGGCCGTGGCCCGTCATCGTGGCCAAGAGGTAACACTACAACTACCCTGTAGTCTTCTAGACTGGAGCCGGTCTCCTAGATGAGCGACGGAACGCGTCATGAAGCGAGACGACGCGAAGTGACGCTATGCGATCTTCTCTACAGTCTAGATAGAACGAGAGAGGAGCGAACAGCGCCATATTTGGAATCGGTAAGATTTGCTAGGTGAGCGAAGGAACGCGACGTAGAGCGACGCAACACAAAGCGACACGACGCGACGCTGCGCTATGCGACATAATGCGACCGATACCTTACGTGActgacataggtacctactatgtcCTACGCGACTACGTAGGTCACTATTATTTACAGCTACCTACATGATATTTTCGCGTCGGGTCGCGTTGCTTCGCGACTGTCTAATATCGGAGGCAAATGGAGTATTTGGTCTGCTGTCTCTCTCTCTATCTCTCCCTCTGCGCTGATTAAAAGTGTTGGGAAGGCGGCAAGCTCTCCTCCTCCATTGGAAGAATTGAATTGAAtgatcctcaaccacagaggcaAGTCGCTGCGCCCTCCAGCGGAGAAATACGCGTACCTCTGCCGCGACGGCTCGCACCAGCCGCTGGAGACGCCGGAGCCTTGCGTGTGGCTGCAGCGGCCGTGGCCCGTCATCGTGGCCAAGAGGTAACACTACAACTACCCTGTAGTCTTCTAGACTGGAGCCGGTCTCCTAGATGAGCGACGGAACGCGTCATGAAGCGAGACGACGCGATGTTCTCTACAGTCTAGATAGAACGAGAGAGGAGCGAACAGCGCCATATTTGGAATCTTACCCGGGTTGCTAGGTGAGCGAAGGAACGCGACGTAGAGCGACGCAACACAAAGCGACACGACGCGACGCTGGGCTATGCGACATAATGCGACCGATACCTTACGTGACTGACATACTATGTCCTACGCGACTACGTAGGTCACTATTATTTACAGCTACCTACATGATATTTTCGCGTCGGGTCGCGTTGCTTCGCGACTGTCTAATATCGGAGGCAAATGGAGTATTTGGTCtgctgtctctctctctctctctccctctgcGCTGATTAAAAGTGTTGGGAAGGCGGCAAGCTCTCCTCCTCCATTGGAAGAATTGAATTGAAtgatcctcaaccacagaggcaAGTCGCTGCGTCCTCCAGCGGAGAAATACGCGTACCTCTGCCGCGACGGCTCGCACCAGCCGCTGGAGACGCCGGAGCCTTGCGTGTGGCTGCAGCGGCCGTGGCCCGTCATCGTGGCCAAGAGGTAACCTTACACAACCCCCCAGTCTCTTAGAACAAGACAGGAAACGAGATAGGAGGGAAAGACGCcatttttattcatcatcaggtcatttactACTGTCAAAGGGTAACTTTTAACCACAGGGAAACATTTTACCTCCTGATGGAAGGCGATAACAGACCATAAAACTATTGGTCACTTTTTACTAACCACAGCCTTTGATGCCCTGTAGAGCTAGACAAATACGGCTTGCGAGCCTCCAGGGGTTTGCCAATTACTACAGAGTCATCATCGTCAGGTCACTTAGCCTCCACTGCAGCAGCACGAACCTCTCGAATATCAAAGGCAAATGGACTATTTGGCCTGCTGTCTCTCTCTCActttctctctctctatctctctctctctctcgcaCTCTCTCTCTAAGCTGACTAGAAGAGTTGAGAAGGTAAGCTCTCCTCCTCCTCCAACCACAAAGGCCCTCATCTCACCAAGTCGCTGCGCCCTCCAGCGGAAAAATACGCGTACCTCTGCCGCGACGGCTCTCACCAGCCGCTGGAAACGCCGGAGCCTTGCGTGTGGCTGCAGCGGCCGTGGCCCGTCATCGTGGCCAAGAGGTAACCTTACACAACCCTCCagtcagtagcggcgtaaggggggggcggtgggggcggtccgccccgggtgccaagcatcagggggtgacaacagtcgcgcagattagtactcactggcgcatctgcatgatACGGACGGTCATGATTTGTCATGATAGGTATCATAAATAGCTCATTCGTACTATCATCTTCCATCTTCGAATCGGttaccccaaaatcctgggggacACCAGACCATGGATTTATGACGGGGGGGTgatccgccccgggtgccaacccatgctacgccgccactgcctCCAGTCTCATAGAACAAGACAGGAAACGAGATAGGAGCGAAAGACGCcatttttattcatcatcaggtcatttactACTGTACTGCCAAAAGGTAACTTAACCACAGGGAAACATCTTACCTCTTGATGGAAGGCGATAACAGACCATAAACTATTGGTCACTTTTTACTAACCACAGCCTTTGATGCACTGTAGAGCTAGACAAATACGGCTTGCGAGCCTCCAGGGGTTTGCCAATTACTACAGAGTCATCATCGTCAGGTCACTTAGCCTCCACTGCAGCAGCACGAACCTCTCTAATATCAAAGGCAAATGGACTATTTGGCCTGCTGTCTCTCTCTCActttctctctctctatctctctctctctcactctctctctctctaagCTGACTAGAAGAGTTGAGAAGGTAAGCTCTCCTCCTCCTCCAACCACAAAGGCCCTCACCTCACCAAGTCGCTGCGCCCTCCAGCGGAAAAATACGCGTACCTCTGCCGCGACGGCTCTCACCAGCCGCTGGAAACGCCGGAGCCTTGCGTGTGGCTGCAGCGGCCGTGGCCCGTCATCGTGGCCAAGAGGTAACACTACAACTACCCTACAGATTGGAGAGCAAAAGGCGCCATATTTGGAATCCTTTCATCATCAGAATGGTCACTGTAGGAGTCTTCGTCGCCAAGAGGAAACATTACACTACCCTGCAGTCTTCCAGACTCGACCCATTGTCCTAGATGAGCGACGGAACACGACATACACGACGCGATGCGATACGACATAATAACTGCAGCAACCCTGACCCGTCATCGTCACCAAGAGGTAAcacagtcatcatcatcgtcatttcagccataggacgtccactgataaacaaaaacttcccctcataaaggtagcaagaaggcgctgaatgcaggtcgcttccaactgggcgatgtggaaattgAAACgaccttttaaaaaaaactaccctGAAGTCTTGTACAACGAAATACCTGGTTTCTAAAGCCGCGTGGAATCTACTtcattaggtcatttagtctccactaaaGAAGTCCCCCTTCTCTCAGGTAAGCTCGGCTCGCACCAGCGATGATCAGACCTAATAAACTACAGGTCACTTTTATCACAGGTTAATGCACAACCTTTGATGCACTGAAGAGTTAGAAAAATAGATCTTAAAAGCCTCCAGAAAAATAAATTGCTGCAAGGTCATCATCACAatatagtctccactgcagcagcacgaccctctctatttTACCAGAGATATTGGAGCATTTATCTGGCCGTACAATCACAGGTACAATCTTTAAAATCCATAAGGGTGGGACAGTAAGCACGGCTCTTACCAGCCACTGGGGACCCTGTAGAACTGCAGGTAGAACGAGATAGTAGTGACAGACGCCATATTTGCAATCTCATGTACTGTGTAGCCTTAAAAgtgatgaaaaaatattgtgttttgCACTCACCGCTTTTTATTTCTGCAGTCGAGCATCAGAAGCAGTAGCCAACCTGGCGCTCTCTCTCCACAACAACAACGTCACCGTCGACCCGCACTGGCGCGGAGCCCTGGCGGCTCTACTGGAGATCCGCTCGGCACAGCCGGAGCCTCTGCAGCCTCCGGTCACACCAGCCGACTACCTGGCCAAGGCTAGAGGGTTCAGAGAGGCTTATAGCCAGACTGGATGCGTCCCGCCTAGGTAAGACTTGGTTAAATACTTCTTCGTTTCTAGAATACTTGTATCTTTCACTCCTATAGCTGCCGTCAGAACTGCCTGCTACAATGGACAAGAATCTTTGAAGATCTAGATAttcgaagaagaagaaggctGGAAGGAGGCTTGTAGCCAGACACACCCGTCCCTCCTAGGTAAGACTTTTCGTTTTGACAAAGACTTCTACCACCCCTATAACTAGGGCTAGAGGATCTATAAATGGTGTCACATGATGACCATCTGGTCAGGGCTAAGGGCTCCAGAGGCGTACTTATAGTCAGACTGGGCAATTCCTGTCTAGGTAAGACTCTTCTGTTTCTAAAACTAGAGCAGCTATTGTCTAGTGCTGTATCAACACATTAACGACGTCACCGTCGACCCGCACTGGCGCGGAGCCCTAGCGGCTCTGCTGGAGATCCGGTCAGCACAGCCGGAGCCCCTGCAGCCCCCGGTCACGCTGGCTGACTACCTGGCCAAGGCGAGAGGGTTTAGAGAGGCTTATAGCCAGACTGGATGCGTCCCGCCTAGGTAAGACCTTTTCTGAAGACATAATCTTCTACTTACTTTTCTAAAGTCACCAAACAGATTTGCTGATACCTGATCAGGGGTCAAAGGTACCTGTAGCAAGACTGGGTTGAAACACCCCGCTTGTGTAAGATTTTTTCTACCAAATTCGTTTGCCGACAACCTGGCTAAAGCGAGAGGGTTTAAGGAAAAGTAATCCAGACTGGGTGTGATCCCGCCTAGGTAAAAGGTCTTCTAGGCTTCAAATTCCAAATATTTTCCTCTATAGCCGCCATCATACCTAGCTCTTTTGATGATACCTTATTTAAGTAGTGATCAAAACTTCAAGAAAATATTGGTACAGCAAGACTGGATGTGTCCCGCCTAGGATAACATCTATGGAAGTATCATCCCCCTAAAGCTGCCGGTCTCATCTATCTGACTCGCACTTGCCCGGTTTCAATCTCCTTCCAGCACAAGCAAATTATTTGCTTAAAAGATCCTAATTACTAAGTTTATTGGTCCGACGGAGGATATGGCTAAAATGAataggacgtgtaaaagtgctctttcACAGAAAACTTTattgaaagtaaattaattttaattaattaattaattaaacaaattttCCTTCCAGGCACATAACCTTTTGCACGACCTCCAACTTGGAGCGCAACAAATGCGAGTGGCTGAGCGAAGCGGGTGCTGTGTACGGAGTGGCGCCCTCTATCCAGTGCGCGATCGCCAACAGCACTAGCGAATGTATGAAGGCGGTGGCCAACGGCGACGCTCATATCGTGGCTGCGGATAGCAACTGGCTGATGAAGGCTGAGAGGTAGGTTATGGATAATGTTAAGTTGTTGTGTgtgtgggcagggcacatagtacgctgaattgacggccgatggggcagcaaggttctggagtggaggccgcgtaccggaaaacgcagcgtgggacgtccacccacaaggtggaccgacgacatcataaaggtagcaggaaggcgctgaacgcaggccgctaccaaccgggcaacatggaaagcattgggggagctATGtaagccatagaacgtccataGGCCTCAGGCctatggacgtcctatggctgagatgatgatgatgacgatgaagatGATTGTTGGGTTCCGGCAGTTAAGTAAAGATAGCCAGTTTTTCTATTCCGATAGAGTAAGATAGCGGGGTGAGACTCGCTGGAgactttttggcgggaaagtgaagcATAATGTTTGATAGTTCTCTTTCTTCTGTTTTCTACTCTTCTAGCGACATCGACATGGATTTAAAGGCCATGCAACATTTCTCCTTCTTTTTTTTGTgctatggctgaaacgaagatATTTCGTCTAGTTTAGGATCTTTGGtcgtaaaatatattaaactaaacaattatttttacagAGACTACAACTTAACAGCTGTTCTACACGAAGCCACGCCAATAGTAGACAAAACCCACACTGTTGTTGCGAACGTGCTTACCGATTCACACATCAACAAAATGGCCGATTTGCGCGGGAAACGAGTCGCTTTTCCCGAATACGATGGCGTCGCCTGGCATTCCGTTCTACGCTACTTGAAAAACAAAGAAGAATTGTCTTGCGGCGATTTCAAAGGGTATTTCAAAGAAATCTGCGCTCCAGGAGTGAGCCAGAGCGTTATTGAGCAAGCCAAAGTCTTCACTACGACCTGCTACGAAGAGGGATTGAGTGGGGAAATGCAGGCGCTGAAAGCACTCGTTGAGGGAAAGACCGACGTTGCTTTTATAAGCATGGAGACTTACAAAACGTATAGAggttagtaaaaatattaagcAGACTTTCCTTCATAGTAATAACAATTTTGACTTTTTAAAAAGTTCTGGGCGctgaaaataattaatagaTTTCTTGTCTCCCTATAATAGCCTAGGCACAgtccaccgacttttagttagccgatagttgggcccgatttcaATTTGCATGAAGAATGAGCCGATACCTAATCGGtttaatgtgcgcactttcatacatctcctatgagcccgacccaactatcggccaactaaaagtcggtggtctgcgacTAGGCTAAAAGTTTGAGTTGCTTTCGACACAGACAAGTGCTGCTAAGTATTGTCCtgtttaaaatgtgttttttcgtTTCCAGCCAAGCTGATCTCACAACCATGGGCAAGCGAACCTCTACAGCTCAATCCAGTGTGTCCAGAAGACAACCCAAAATACTGCTTCATCAGCTGGGCCAACATTGGCCACATATACGCCTCAAAGAACATTTCAACCATGCGCCACCAAGAAATCGTCAACGTATTCACCAAGCTGGACCAACTGTTTGGCAAACAGTATCCATTCCATAACTCCATCTTCTCTATGTATGGCCCATTCAATCATCAACCAGATGTCTTATTCCACAACAGTACGAAGAATTTAATCACCGATGATAGTTTAAAGTCACAACCCTACAGCCGGATTCCGTTGAATTTCGAACGCAGCCTGTCAAACTCAACTGACAGCTGTCAAGCGGAGGAAATTGCTAATTTGAGCGCGAAAATTCAACCGGGATTACTGGTGATGATGGTCTCTCTAGTcgtttatttaataagttaaaagTCAATACCAATATTTTgtaagattaaaataataactcgTTTGactgttgttttattttcatgcCAGTTAGGGAATAGGTCTCCACGCACGCAATCAATTAAAAAACAACTAGAACACCCAGGTGAAATATTATAATCAACGACATAGAAATCATCAAGAAATAAACTTCTTTTAAATGTGGTTTCGTTGCCCTTGCCGAAGCTGTGAAGGTGTGGTCGAGTCATGAATTCATGATACGAGGaatgcgggttcgattcccgctcactcgtgcatatttagcttaccacgaggggttaacgggatttaaaaaagttaatttcgAAGTCGACTGATATGAgccataaccctccttctggagcAATCGGGTGAAAATAATGGAGAGGCCTCTTTATAACAACTAAAAAGTGATGTACGGTTTCTGAACGTAGCGTTCGAAACATCTGCCTGTCAATTCTGTCATTTTTTGTGTCAGTCACTGTCAAACGCAATCTGTGATGTTGTCAACAACAAACAAGTTTCCCGCGAGCTGAAACTTTATTACTGAAAATCAAGTGAAAAACCAACTTTTTACAGCAAAATAATGTCTGCGACTGATCTGAGTAATTTTCTGAAGGCCCTCGACGCGGTGAAACAAGATTACACCTGCGGCGTTTGCTCCAATCTCTGCGAGGATCCTGTTACTTTGAGCAAATGTTTTCATTTGATTTGTGGCAAACATTTCGAGAGTTTGAAGACATGTCCGACTTGCAACGTGTCTTTGGAAGGCTGTACTATCTTCGCTGATGACCGTTTAGGACCTTGCGTTCAGTCTGCGAAAGAATTGGACAAGATTTTCGACAATTTTCGCCCTAAGGATGCCCAAC contains these protein-coding regions:
- the LOC135085927 gene encoding transferrin-like — encoded protein: MQKVAVILFLFSFINNALLQGTGSGTNGNLRLCVVEGRGSYKRTLKNCPVLDKESSGVECVLGTDRLDCLRRINKGTVDFGAFSPEDLIAAQWAGVDVLVTNELRYRSKPFERSVVAVVNRRILSDEPMPVRALLKNRTLCHPGSGVDDLRPLSFTLSAYLEFQVLSRDCLDDLSLAENRVKALADFFGSSCKAGAWVVDKNRDAQLKRKYSSLCAACGSSSCSANDPYWGSSGALACLAEVGDVAWGELVDVQAYFGLSEPRGKSLRPPAEKYAYLCRDGSHQPLETPEPCVWLQRPWPVIVAKRGKSLRPPAEKYAYLCRDGSHQPLETPEPCVWLQRPWPVIVAKRGKSLRPPAEKYAYLCRDGSHQPLETPEPCVWLQRPWPVIVAKSRWKRRSLACGCSGRGPSSWPRGPHLTKSLRPPAEKYAYLCRDGSHQPLETPEPCVWLQRPWPVIVAKSRASEAVANLALSLHNNNVTVDPHWRGALAALLEIRSAQPEPLQPPVTPADYLAKARGFREAYSQTGCVPPRHITFCTTSNLERNKCEWLSEAGAVYGVAPSIQCAIANSTSECMKAVANGDAHIVAADSNWLMKAERDYNLTAVLHEATPIVDKTHTVVANVLTDSHINKMADLRGKRVAFPEYDGVAWHSVLRYLKNKEELSCGDFKGYFKEICAPGVSQSVIEQAKVFTTTCYEEGLSGEMQALKALVEGKTDVAFISMETYKTYRAKLISQPWASEPLQLNPVCPEDNPKYCFISWANIGHIYASKNISTMRHQEIVNVFTKLDQLFGKQYPFHNSIFSMYGPFNHQPDVLFHNSTKNLITDDSLKSQPYSRIPLNFERSLSNSTDSCQAEEIANLSAKIQPGLLVMMVSLVVYLIS